TTGCCGGACACCATATCTGTGTACCGCTCGAAGGCGTGGCCGTTCACATCAACGCATTCAACTTCCCCGTGTGGGGTATGTTGGAAAAAATCGCGGTTAATTTCCTGGCCGGCATGCCGGCCATCGTGAAGCCCGCCAGCGCCACCTCCTACCTCACCGAAGCCGCGGTCCGTCAGATCGTCGAATCCGGCATCCTGCCCGAAGGCGCACTCCAGCTCATCTGCGGAAGCGCGGGCGACCTGCTCGATCATCTCGATTGCCAGGATGTCGTCACCTTCACCGGCTCCGCGGAGACCGGCAAGATGCTGAAGCGGCACCCATCCATTGTCGAACATTCGATCCGCTTCAACATGGAAGCGGATTCGTTGAACTGCTCCATCCTCGGCCCCGACGCCGAACCCGGAACGGAAGAATTCAACCTCTTCGTCCGCGAGCTCAGCCGGGAGATCACCATCAAGGCTGGACAAAAATGCACGGCCATCCGCCGCGCCATCGTACCGAAGCATCTGACGGAGGCCGTCGCCGCCGCCGTATCCGACAAGTTGAAGAATACGGTGATCGGAGATCCTTCCGTGGAAGGCGTCCGCATGGGACCGCTGGCCCACAAAGGCCAGGTGGCCGATGTTAAAGCGAAAGTGAAACAACTGCTCGGCGCCTGCGAAGTCGTGTATGGTGACCTGGATGCGGTGAACGTCGTCGGCGCCGACAGCGAGCGCGGATCGTTCATGTCGAGCATGCTGTTGCTGTGCAACGAACCCTTCCGCCACCGCGAGCCGCACGAGGTGGAAGCCTTCGGTCCGGTCAGCACGCTGATGCCGTATGCCAATGCCGACGAAGCGGCCGAACTTGCCCGGATGGGTAAAGGCAGCCTGGTCGGTTCCGTCTTTACGAACGACAACCGTTTTGCCAAAACACTCGTACTCGGAGCGGCCAGCATGCACGGGCGGATGATGATCGTCAACCGCGAGTGCGCGGCCGAGTCGACCGGACACGGTTCTCCGCTCCCGCACCTCGTACACGGCGGCCCCGGTCGCGCCGGCGGAGGCGAAGAAATGGGCGGCGTCCGCGGCGTACACCATTATATGCAGCGCACGGCCTTGCAGGGTTCCCCGACCACGCTCTCACACATCCTGAATGTTTATCTCCCGGGAGCGGCGATCACCGAAGACCGGATCCACCCGTTCCGCAAATACTTCGAAGAACTCGCCATCGGCGAAACCCTGATCACACACAAGCGTACCGTTACCGAAGCCGATGTCGTGAACTTCGCCGGCATCAGCGGCGACTTCTTCTATGCCCATACCGACGAGACCTCGCTGGAAGGATCCATCTTCGAGCGGCGCGTCGCGCACGGATACTTCGTCATTTCCGCGGCCGCGGGATTGTTCGTCGATCCGAAAAAGGGACCTGTGCTGGCCAACTACGGCCTGGACAACCTCCGCTTCGTACAACCCGTTTACCCGGGCGACACGCTGCAGGTGAAACTGACTTGCATGCGGAAAACGAAAAAAGACAAACGTGACGACCAGGTGCCGCAAGGCGTGGTCGAATGGTATGTAGAAGTACTCAACCAGCGCAACGAGGTTGTCGCGCTGGAGACCGTGCTCACCCTGGTCGCCTGTAAAGAATAACTCCACTCCCCCACCCTTCAATCCACACCGCCATGATGCTTTACGAAACCCTTGACCGCTTCGAGAAAAAATTCTCGCACCTGAAGAAGAAAGGCCTTCGTATCAACGGCCTTAAGATGACCGATCCGAAACGCAAGAAACACGTGATCGACATCAGTCGTCCGCTCGTGTTCGACAACCGCCTGCTACCGAAAAGCTTCGAGGGGCTCGAGGTGAAGGCGGTAGTGCACGGGGAGATGCCGCAGGAATTCCAGATCGACCGCACCCAGCCCGACTGGCAAAAACGCGAGTACATCTGGGCGCCGGAGCGTTTCGAACATTTCGTCGATCGTTGCAGCGATTACATCCGCAAACAACTCGGCAACCCGAAGATGACCCGCGACGAAATGTTGTCGGCGCTCGCCTTCGGCGACTTTGACGCGCACAAGGAAAAGACCTCCCAGATGATCAAAGAAGGAAAAGTCCCGGCCTTTCCGAAGAATTGATTCGTTCAATCCGTAATCCTCCGACCGCGGCCGACATTCCTGGCCGCGGTTTCTCTTTACCCACTCCTCCTACTCCACTATCCAATGTCCAACGGAACCGTACAGCACAAGATCGCCGATCAGGTATCAACCGTCACCTTTTATCATCCGCAAAGCAACTCCCTGCCGGGTGCCTTGCTGCGCGAACTGGCGGCTACGATCGAAGCCGCGGGGAACGATCCGGGCTCGCGCGTGATTATCCTGCAAAGTGAAGGAGAGAAAGCGTTCTGCGCCGGCGCTTCGTTCGACGAACTGGTTGCGATCAACGACATGGAAACCGGCAAGGTCTTCTTTTCAGGTTTCGCCGCGGTGATCAACGCCATGCGCAAGGCGCCGAAGTTCGTGATCGCACGGGTTCAGGGGAAAGCGGTGGGTGGCGGAGTCGGACTCGCTTCCGCAGCCGACTACGCGATCGCGCACGAAAGCGCGTCCGTCAAGCTGAGCGAACTGGCCGTGGGTATCGGACCGTTCGTGGTAGGTCCGGCAGTGGAGCGAAAGATCGGCACGGCGGCCTTCGGCTCGTTGTCGATCAACGCGACCGAATGGCAATCGGCCAAATGGGCTGCTGATCGCGGGCTGTATGCCGAAGTACACACTTCGATCGAAGGCGTGAACGAAGCAGTCACCAAGCTCGCCAACAAACTGGCCGCTTCGAACCCGGAAGCCATGCTCGAATTGAAGCGGGTACTCTGGCAAGGCACCGATCACTGGGACCAATTGCTCCTCGACCGCGCCATGATCAGCGGGCGGTTGGTGCTTTCGGATTTTACCAGGGCGGCGATTGCGAAGTTTAAGGGGAAGTGAGGAGGGAGGAGTGAACAGTGAATAGTGAATAGTGAAGAGTGAACAGTAAACAGTGAACAGTGAATAGCGAATAGCGAATAGTAAATAGTGAATCTTGCCCGCCGTAGCATTAGCGTTGGCGGAAGCGAATTGTGATTTGTGATTAGTGATTTATAAATTTATCCTTTGACACTCGCTTAATTCAACTTTTTTTGATGTAACATTTTTATTAGCAGTTCTTTTTCGAATACATGATTGCCGGTTTCGAATACATGGCACCCATTCCGCTTCTTGTTGATGTCATTTCTCCTCCAGCAGGTCAACTCCAATAAAAAAGAGGCGTCCACAGGAACGCCTCTTTTTACAACGCGGAAGTAATGAATTAGCTCAGGTTGAGGATTTATCAGAGACCACAATGCTGTTTACTGTTTACTGTTCACTGTTTACTCCCACCTACGCTAAAGCTACGGCGGGCAAGATTCACTATTCGCTATTGGCTATTCGCTATTCGCTAAACCCTCCCATCAACACACATCGCACCGCTCAAAACGAATACGCCACACCGGCCATGACGTTGAAGCGCATGCTTTGGTAGCGGTACCAGTAGTAGTAGCGGCTGAAGCCGAGGTTGTTCAGGCGGACGAATCCGGAGAGGATCTTGCTGTACTTGTACTCCACACCCAGGTTGGCGTCGATCCAGCCGTTGATCTTTTCGGCTACGGCACCGTTGGCATCGAGTGTACGGGCCTGGATGGGGCCGCGTGCGAAGATGGCGGCGTTAACCAGGATCTTGTCCCGGAAGTTGTAATCGGCCCGCAGCGCGACTTCGGTATTCGGCCGGAACCAGGCTTCGGCCTCGGTGTCCATCTTGTAATTGTACTGGTCGACGTGCAGGGAGAGCGCAAACTTCTCGTTTGATTTGTAGATCACTTCCGCATTCAGGTTGAGCACCTTGGCATCGTCGTACAGGACATTGAACTTGTTGAAGTAGTCCAGGTCGTTGTAAAAGAGCTGCAAGTTCTCAATCGTGCTGTAACGGACGCCGGCCGTAAAGCCGATGGTCGAAGAGAAATTGCCCCGCATACCCGCCCGGATGTTCAGCTTTTCGATCGTATTAAGCGGAATGATCGCTGAGGTGATGAATGGATTCTCCTCCGCCAGCGTGTGGAAGTTGTTCTTGACGACTGCGCCATCAGCGCCAACGAAGGCATACAGCACCTGGTCGGCGATCGGCGCCGTGATGTCGAAACGCGGGAAGATGTGGAATTCCGATTTCTTGTTTTTCTCCAGCTCGAAGCCAAGACCGAGCCGGGCGCGGATCTTCTCGCGATCGATCCGTACTTCGGGTCGCAGGCGGACGATGTTCCGGCTCTGATTCGAGAGCAGGGAGAGCACCTGGTACTCGGCATCCTTCTTCTTGAAGAACTCCATGGATACCGGCAGGTTGACATACAGATCATTCACCTGCTTACCGGCCTCAAGGCCGACGCGGATCTCGTTCTCGGAGGCAGCGAAGTTGTCGCTCAGGGTCGAGAAGCCGAAGCGGCCCTGATAGTTGATGCGATCCTTCCGGATCTCGCTGGAGCCGAAGCCCAGGTCCACGCCAAACTTCCCGAACTGCTGGCGGGAGTCTTTCTTGTCGATGACGGTATCGTTCTTGTCGTAGCCGTAGTAATGCACCACGTTCCGGTCGTAGCGGATCCGGCCATCGAAGGTGGCGTTCTCCAGGAAGTACTTCCCGTACACCATGGCCGAGTTATCGCTGAAATCGGCGGGGCCGGCATCTTTCAGGTTCGGCGAGGCGGAGAGGTGACGCAGGGCGAGACCTAAGGAACCGGTCTTGGAGCGCAGCGAGTTGATGTAGAGTTCGCCGAGGTAGGACGTGTAATTCCCAACACCTCCGCGCACGAGCGAGCGATACAGTTTCGGCAAAGGTTCGTCCTTCACCTTCACCGCTTTGATCACCGCGGTTTCGTAGTTCGTTTCCGCTTTCTTCGAGCGCAGGTTGTACTGCATGGGCGGGGCTGTAAAGGTGGAGGTATCGCCCTCGGGCGTGTCGGAGATCTTCGCCGATTCCGCGAGTACCGGACGATAGTCCTTGACGATGATATACTCCTTATCACCGAGGTCGCCCTTTTCCTGTTGCGCGACCACCGCTTGCGGCAGCAGCGAAAGCAACAGCCATCCGAATGAAACGCGCAAGCTTTTCTTGATAGTATGCATAGTGGTGTCGTGCTATTTGATTTCCAGGGTATCCTCTACTGCGGGCTCGCCCTTCAATTTCTCGTTCATTTCTTCTCCGATGACCGGAGGCGTATCTTTTTCCAGTGCCCCGAGTTTCTCCTGGGCGATCGCCTTGAGGTCGTCGGGATCCGACGACTCTTTCTGATAATTATCGACGATGCTCTTGTAGGTCTCCTTCGCCTGGAAGGTGTCGCGTTGCGCGAGGTAGTTATCACCCAACAGGATGAAGCCCTTGGCGATCCAGTAATCGTACGACGGCACCTGGTTCTGGATCTCGAAGATCAGCTTCTGACTTTCCTTATAGTTCGACAACCGGAACTCGATCATGGCGAGGTAGTACTTGCTCTCCGCCGTCATTTCACTGTTCGTGCGCTTCGCTACGATGCTGAGCGACTTCCTGGCTTCTCCCAGATCGTCCTGTTGGAAATAGGATTTACCGGCCAGGAGGTTCGCCTCGTTCTGCAGGTCCTTGTCGGATGTACCGGATTCCAGGACACGATTCGCCATGGCGATCGTCGATGAATAGTCGTTCAGCCGGAAACTGGACCGCATTTGTCCGGCCTGTGCGAGGACGATGTTCTCCTTCACCTCGGCGACCGACTCGAGGGTACGGTAGTACCGCAGGGCTTTCTCGTATTGCTTCAAGCGGTATTGGATGATACCGGCATTGAGAAGAGATTTTTCCGTGAACGGTGAACGCGGTTGGGAGATCACGTATTCATAACCTTCCAGCGCGTCTTCGTACTTCTTGCTCCGGAAGAGACAATCGGAGCGATAGTAGCTGGCGTTGACCCGGAAGATCGCGTCCGGGAAACGCTTCAGGTACTGGTCGAAGTCCTTCGTCGCGTCTTCGCAGTTGCCCTGGGTGTACCGCAGCTCGGCCGCTTCGTAGGTGACGCTGTCCTGTCCGGCGATGGACACATCCGCGTTCGGAACGCCTTTCACATAGGTGAGGTAGTCGTCCACTTTGTTCTGAGCCACCGAGATGTTCTTGATCTGCACCAGGGCGTCGCGCGCTTCGGCGGAGTTCGGATATTTCTCCACGATCCGCTTGTAGGCGGCCATGGCACGTTCGTCCTGACGGGTATTGTAGTACACCAGCGCCTCCCCCAACTCCGCCTTCTTCACGTAGCTGCTGCTCGGATAATCGGTGATGATCTTCCGGAAGTTCTCGAGCGCTTCTTCGTTCTTCCCGATCGTCAGGTTGGCCTGTGCGATCTCGAATACGGCGTCGTCGAAGTACACCGACTTGGGATACTTCTCGACGAGCTTCTCGAGCGTGAGGATCTTGTCGTTGAAACGGCCTTGCACGCCGAGGATTACGCCCTTCTGGTACAGCGCGTAGTCGCCCGATGTGGCGCCGCTGGAAATAGCCTGGTTGTAATAATCCAAGGCGCCGACCTGGTCCTTCAGCATGAACAGGCAATCGCCTACCCGCAGGAGGGCATCGCTGTAGCGTTTCGGGTCGGTCTGTGATTTGTCCTTCACGTACTTCCGGAACGCCTGTTGGGCTTCGGAATAGTTCTCGCGCTTGAAATTGGCGTAACCGACATTGTAGTTGGCCAGGTTATAGCGCGGCGACTTGACCGCGGCCGGCGTAAAGAGATAATCGTTATACGCACGCACCGCCCCGTCGAAATCGTTCTGGCGATACAAGGCTTCCCCTTTCCAGTACTGGGCTTCCGCAACCAACAACTGGTCGACGGGATACTTCAGTGAAGTAGCGAAGAGTGTGACCGCATCTTTCAGTTGGTTGTCCATGTAACACTCCACACCCCGGTAATAAGCCACTTTCTGATAAGCGGCTTTGATATAAGGCGTCTTGTTCTTCACGGCTTCGATAGCCGTGAGCGCGTCCTTGTAGTTACGCGTATTGGCATAGATGCCGACGAGCAATTCGTTCGCTTCGTCAACGTGGGTGCTGTTCGGGAAATCACGCGTGAACGTCCGGAACGCTTCGAGCGCGGCCGACTGGAAATTCAGTTCATAGGAAAGCTTGGCATAGGCGAAGCGTGATTCTTCCTGGATCTCCGGATCGAAGGAAGATTTGCCGGCAGACTGAAAGGACGTCCGCGCGCTGCGTCTTGCATTGGTTTTGAGATAACAATCCGCCAGGTGGTAGTAGGCATTCTGCGTCAGGGAGTCGTCGGCTCCGATCACTTTTTGGAAATACGGGATCGCCGCTTCGTGCCGGTTGGTGCGATAATAACAGTAGGCCAATTGGTACCAGTCGCCACGGCCGGCGGCACCCGAGTTCTTCTCGTAATCCGAGAGGTAAGGCAAAGCGTCCGCATAGGCTTCCTTGCGATAAAATGATTCGGCGACCATGCGGGAGATTTCCATACCGTTTTTCGCGGCATTTGAGTCGAGTGCCCCGGGCGCGAACTTGAGTATCTCGTCGTACTTGCCCTGCTTGTAATAGATCTGCGTGATGTAGTAAGGCGCTACCGGGGCAAAGGCTTCCGATTCGCGGAGCTTCAGGAATTCCTTCAGCGCCGTTTCATAGTTCTGGTTGACGTAGGCCATGTGGGCATAGTAGTAGCGCGCGGCACTGGCGTACTTGCTGTTCCCATCCTTCACGGCATAGAACGAACGGGAGGCTTTGTCGTAATCGTTCGTCATGTAATACCCGTAACCGGTCTTGAAGTTCACCTCATCCTTTCGCTCCTGACTCGCGCGGGCCATGTCGATCCGGCCAAACCAGTCGGCCGACTTCTTATACTTCTTCTGGCGGAAGAGATAATTGCCGGTCACATAGAGCGCTTCCTGGTAGTAGGGGCTTTCCGGATACTCGGTCAGAAACTGCTCCAGCCTGGCCTCCGCATCCTTGTGAAACAACTCGGCCGCACAAGCGCCGATGTAATAGGCGGAACCCATTCGGGACTCTTGCGAGCCCTTGGGATTTTTCAAAACGGCTTCGAAATACTCACGGGCGGCGCCGTACTTCTGTTTACCGAACAGATCGAGTCCTTCCCGGTAGTTCCGGTCGGGGTCAAGGAAGATTGCGGTTTTCTGGGCAATTGCGGGCTGTAGGATCAGCAAAAACGCCAACACGAACCAACGTCGTAAGGTCATACTTGGGGCGGATTTCGGGTGAAACGCTGTAACGAGCAAAGTTATTGGCGGAGCCCCAGTTAGTTCGTTTTGAAGGAGTTGTTATTACCAACACAGTTTTAAACACGGCAACAAATCCGGGACTCGACCGTTTAAGGCTAAACCCTGGTAATACTTTGCAGTCAAAGGTGTCCCGGTAAATAGAAAAACATGAAAACGATTCGCATCACAGCGATTGTCCTGGCCGTGTTCGCCAGCATTACAGCCTGTAAGAAGGATGAGAAAGAAACGCTCGACTTCGACTATCAGTCGGCGGTTGACAACAGCCTTGCAGAAGGTATTTACTCCGACGTCAATAACATATCCAACCAGGCAGTCGAGAACGGCAATACCGGCCTGGCGACCTATCGCACCGGTGAAGGCAACGGCCTGCTGAGTGTGTGTGCAACAGTAACCGTCACACCCGACAGTGCAGGTAACGGCGGCAGCCTGGTGGTGGATTTCGGAAGTACCAATTGTCTGTGCCGTGATTATCGTTACCGTCGTGGCCGCGTACTGGTCGATTATACCGGACGTTATCGCGATTCCGCCTCCGTCATCACCACGACCTTCCAGGATTATT
This DNA window, taken from Bacteroidota bacterium, encodes the following:
- a CDS encoding tetratricopeptide repeat protein, which translates into the protein MTLRRWFVLAFLLILQPAIAQKTAIFLDPDRNYREGLDLFGKQKYGAAREYFEAVLKNPKGSQESRMGSAYYIGACAAELFHKDAEARLEQFLTEYPESPYYQEALYVTGNYLFRQKKYKKSADWFGRIDMARASQERKDEVNFKTGYGYYMTNDYDKASRSFYAVKDGNSKYASAARYYYAHMAYVNQNYETALKEFLKLRESEAFAPVAPYYITQIYYKQGKYDEILKFAPGALDSNAAKNGMEISRMVAESFYRKEAYADALPYLSDYEKNSGAAGRGDWYQLAYCYYRTNRHEAAIPYFQKVIGADDSLTQNAYYHLADCYLKTNARRSARTSFQSAGKSSFDPEIQEESRFAYAKLSYELNFQSAALEAFRTFTRDFPNSTHVDEANELLVGIYANTRNYKDALTAIEAVKNKTPYIKAAYQKVAYYRGVECYMDNQLKDAVTLFATSLKYPVDQLLVAEAQYWKGEALYRQNDFDGAVRAYNDYLFTPAAVKSPRYNLANYNVGYANFKRENYSEAQQAFRKYVKDKSQTDPKRYSDALLRVGDCLFMLKDQVGALDYYNQAISSGATSGDYALYQKGVILGVQGRFNDKILTLEKLVEKYPKSVYFDDAVFEIAQANLTIGKNEEALENFRKIITDYPSSSYVKKAELGEALVYYNTRQDERAMAAYKRIVEKYPNSAEARDALVQIKNISVAQNKVDDYLTYVKGVPNADVSIAGQDSVTYEAAELRYTQGNCEDATKDFDQYLKRFPDAIFRVNASYYRSDCLFRSKKYEDALEGYEYVISQPRSPFTEKSLLNAGIIQYRLKQYEKALRYYRTLESVAEVKENIVLAQAGQMRSSFRLNDYSSTIAMANRVLESGTSDKDLQNEANLLAGKSYFQQDDLGEARKSLSIVAKRTNSEMTAESKYYLAMIEFRLSNYKESQKLIFEIQNQVPSYDYWIAKGFILLGDNYLAQRDTFQAKETYKSIVDNYQKESSDPDDLKAIAQEKLGALEKDTPPVIGEEMNEKLKGEPAVEDTLEIK
- the paaZ gene encoding phenylacetic acid degradation bifunctional protein PaaZ gives rise to the protein MATQLKNYAQGQWIAGAGKGMPLYHAITGEHIYTAGSEGLDFKGMHDYARSTGGRALRKMSFHERARMIKALALFLNEKKKDLYAISAATGATKGDSWIDIDGGIGNLFVYASKGRRELPDETFLVDGQLEKISKNGTFAGHHICVPLEGVAVHINAFNFPVWGMLEKIAVNFLAGMPAIVKPASATSYLTEAAVRQIVESGILPEGALQLICGSAGDLLDHLDCQDVVTFTGSAETGKMLKRHPSIVEHSIRFNMEADSLNCSILGPDAEPGTEEFNLFVRELSREITIKAGQKCTAIRRAIVPKHLTEAVAAAVSDKLKNTVIGDPSVEGVRMGPLAHKGQVADVKAKVKQLLGACEVVYGDLDAVNVVGADSERGSFMSSMLLLCNEPFRHREPHEVEAFGPVSTLMPYANADEAAELARMGKGSLVGSVFTNDNRFAKTLVLGAASMHGRMMIVNRECAAESTGHGSPLPHLVHGGPGRAGGGEEMGGVRGVHHYMQRTALQGSPTTLSHILNVYLPGAAITEDRIHPFRKYFEELAIGETLITHKRTVTEADVVNFAGISGDFFYAHTDETSLEGSIFERRVAHGYFVISAAAGLFVDPKKGPVLANYGLDNLRFVQPVYPGDTLQVKLTCMRKTKKDKRDDQVPQGVVEWYVEVLNQRNEVVALETVLTLVACKE
- a CDS encoding enoyl-CoA hydratase/isomerase family protein encodes the protein MSNGTVQHKIADQVSTVTFYHPQSNSLPGALLRELAATIEAAGNDPGSRVIILQSEGEKAFCAGASFDELVAINDMETGKVFFSGFAAVINAMRKAPKFVIARVQGKAVGGGVGLASAADYAIAHESASVKLSELAVGIGPFVVGPAVERKIGTAAFGSLSINATEWQSAKWAADRGLYAEVHTSIEGVNEAVTKLANKLAASNPEAMLELKRVLWQGTDHWDQLLLDRAMISGRLVLSDFTRAAIAKFKGK